In one Lolium rigidum isolate FL_2022 chromosome 3, APGP_CSIRO_Lrig_0.1, whole genome shotgun sequence genomic region, the following are encoded:
- the LOC124700623 gene encoding uncharacterized protein LOC124700623 produces the protein MPMEQVYGHCDKDTLKMAMLKHEETFRQQVHDLHRLYRIQKLLMRNLKREIKSQQSNLSASPNGSGGAENNCGHRAALLDVCSYEQQWPGAAATTRRGSHAAATPRAAQRAVEVEYAAQLSPEATDDEEAELELTLAVGNGAAKKRYSNEHCSPGQSFSSSSTESDTLVGSREWQHQQLVCSGAGLPYHKRRPAGFDVVQVAEDGAVQQPSPLLFHWLSLRMA, from the exons ATGCCAATGGAGCAAGTCTACGGGCACTGCGACAAAGACACCCTGAAGATGGCCATGCTGAAGCATGAGGAGACATTCAGGCAGCAG GTTCACGACCTCCATCGCCTTTACAGAATCCAGAAGCTTCTGATGCGAAACCTCAAGAGGGAGATCAAGAGCCAGCAGAGCAACTTGTCCGCCTCCCCCAACGGCTCCGGCGGCGCCGAGAACAACTGCGGCCACAGAGCGGCCTTGCTCGACGTGTGCTCCTACGAGCAGCAGTGGccaggcgccgccgccaccacacgcCGCGGCAGCCACGCGGCTGCGACGCCACGCGCCGCGCAGCGTGCCGTGGAGGTCGAGTATGCCGCGCAGCTGAGCCCGGAGGCGaccgacgacgaggaggcggAGTTGGAGCTCACGCTCGCCGTGGGCAACGGCGCCGCCAAGAAGCGGTACAGCAACGAGCACTGCTCCCCCGGGCAGAGCTTCTCGTCGTCGTCGACAGAGTCTGACACGCTCGTCGGCAGCCGGGAGTGGCAGCACCAGCAGCTGGTCTGCAGCGGCGCCGGCCTGCCGTACCACAAACGGAGGCCGGCAGGGTTCGACGTGGTGCAGGTGGCGGAGGACGGCGCGGTGCAGCAGCCTTCGCCCCTGCTGTTCCACTGGCTCAGCCTCCGGATGGCATGA